The Spirosoma foliorum genome has a window encoding:
- a CDS encoding M15 family metallopeptidase: protein MIKQGLVNVQDADPSILVELKYSTTDNFVGKDVYGGLTQAYMQPMAAKKLAEASKYLQAHHPNLRLLVYDAARPRSAQWNLWNALPNLSERERRKYVADPREGSIHNYGCAVDLTVATKEGRSGAPEPLDMGTKYDFFGELAYPSRENELLRAGKLTQKQIDNRHILRTAMRQGGFTPIEYEWWHFNALSRAKAKMAFRIVD from the coding sequence ATGATCAAACAAGGCTTGGTCAATGTGCAGGATGCAGACCCATCTATACTCGTAGAGTTGAAATATTCAACGACAGACAACTTTGTGGGAAAAGATGTGTACGGCGGCCTTACACAGGCTTATATGCAGCCTATGGCCGCTAAAAAGCTTGCTGAGGCCAGTAAATACCTACAAGCTCACCACCCCAACTTGCGGCTGTTGGTATACGATGCTGCACGGCCTCGCTCGGCACAATGGAATCTTTGGAACGCTTTGCCTAATCTATCTGAACGGGAGCGCCGGAAATACGTGGCCGATCCGCGTGAAGGCTCTATTCATAACTACGGCTGTGCCGTCGATTTGACAGTAGCTACCAAGGAAGGACGGTCCGGCGCACCGGAGCCCTTAGACATGGGTACGAAGTACGATTTCTTTGGTGAACTGGCTTATCCATCCCGAGAAAATGAACTCCTTAGAGCCGGGAAGTTGACGCAGAAACAGATCGACAACCGGCATATTCTCCGAACAGCCATGCGCCAGGGCGGCTTTACGCCCATTGAGTACGAATGGTGGCACTTCAATGCACTCTCGCGCGCCAAAGCAAAAATGGCATTCAGGATTGTGGACTGA